One stretch of Streptomyces sp. A2-16 DNA includes these proteins:
- the dnaA gene encoding chromosomal replication initiator protein DnaA, which yields MADVPADLAAVWPRVLEQLLGEGRVQGVEAKDEHWIRRCQPLALVADTALLAVPNEFAKGVLEGRLAPAVSETLSRECGRPIRIAITVDDSAGEPPAPPAPPAPRAQPRYEEPELPSGQYDNQHNQYEGGYGRHRADDSVPGRGEQRPGHQGDHPSRADQLPTARPAYPSEYQRPEPGAWPRPPQDEYSWQQQRLGFPERDPYASPSQEPYPQDSYQQEPYQQEAYGAPSQDYRPQPMDRPSYDNPRNDYDQRPDYDKPRPDYDQPRPEYDQPRNDYDQRDARRELPEPPRSSGHVHRGGPVGSNLPTTGAPGPLAAQPAPATGPGEPTARLNPKYLFDTFVIGASNRFAHAAAVAVAEAPAKAYNPLFIYGESGLGKTHLLHAIGHYARSLYPGTRVRYVSSEEFTNEFINSIRDGKGDSFRKRYREMDILLVDDIQFLADKESTQEEFFHTFNTLHNANKQIVLSSDRPPKQLVTLEDRLRNRFEWGLITDVQPPELETRIAILRKKAVQEQLNAPPEVLEFIASRISRNIRELEGALIRVTAFASLNRQPVDLGLTEIVLKDLIPGGEDSAPEITSTAIMSATADYFGLTVEDLCGTSRGRALVTARQIAMYLCRELTDLSLPKIGALFGGRDHTTVMHADRKIRNLMAERRSIYNQVTELTNRIKNG from the coding sequence GTGGCTGACGTACCTGCCGATCTTGCCGCAGTGTGGCCACGCGTACTCGAGCAGCTTCTCGGTGAGGGACGCGTTCAGGGTGTGGAGGCCAAGGACGAGCACTGGATCCGGCGCTGCCAGCCGCTCGCGCTGGTCGCCGACACCGCCCTGCTCGCCGTACCGAACGAATTTGCGAAAGGCGTACTGGAGGGCCGTCTGGCCCCGGCCGTCAGCGAGACGCTGAGCCGCGAGTGCGGCCGTCCGATCCGTATCGCGATCACTGTCGACGACTCCGCGGGCGAGCCCCCGGCACCGCCCGCGCCTCCGGCCCCCCGGGCCCAGCCGCGCTACGAGGAGCCGGAGCTCCCCTCCGGCCAGTACGACAACCAGCACAACCAGTACGAGGGCGGTTACGGCCGTCACCGCGCCGACGACTCCGTCCCCGGCCGCGGCGAGCAGCGCCCCGGACACCAGGGCGACCACCCGTCCCGCGCGGACCAGCTCCCGACCGCGCGCCCCGCCTACCCCTCGGAGTACCAGCGCCCCGAGCCCGGCGCCTGGCCGCGGCCCCCGCAGGACGAGTACAGCTGGCAGCAGCAGCGGCTCGGTTTCCCGGAGCGCGACCCCTACGCGTCGCCGTCCCAGGAGCCGTATCCCCAGGATTCGTACCAACAGGAGCCCTACCAGCAGGAGGCGTACGGCGCCCCGTCGCAGGACTACCGCCCGCAGCCGATGGATCGGCCCTCCTACGACAACCCGCGCAACGACTACGACCAGCGGCCGGACTACGACAAGCCCCGCCCTGACTACGACCAGCCCCGGCCCGAGTACGACCAGCCGCGCAACGACTACGACCAGCGCGACGCCCGCCGGGAGCTGCCCGAGCCCCCGCGCAGCTCCGGTCATGTGCACCGCGGCGGTCCGGTCGGCTCCAACCTGCCCACCACCGGGGCCCCCGGTCCGCTCGCCGCACAGCCCGCGCCGGCGACCGGACCCGGCGAACCCACCGCGCGGCTGAACCCGAAGTACCTCTTCGACACCTTCGTCATCGGCGCGTCCAACCGCTTCGCCCACGCGGCCGCGGTGGCGGTCGCCGAGGCTCCGGCAAAGGCGTACAACCCCCTGTTCATCTACGGGGAGTCGGGACTCGGCAAGACTCACCTGCTGCACGCCATCGGGCACTACGCGCGCAGTCTGTACCCCGGCACGCGCGTGCGTTACGTGAGCTCGGAGGAGTTCACCAACGAGTTCATCAACTCCATCCGCGACGGCAAGGGCGACAGCTTCCGCAAGCGCTACCGCGAGATGGACATCCTGCTCGTCGACGACATCCAGTTCCTGGCGGACAAGGAGTCGACGCAGGAGGAGTTCTTCCACACCTTCAACACGCTCCACAACGCGAACAAGCAGATCGTGCTCTCCAGCGACCGGCCGCCCAAGCAGCTGGTGACGCTGGAGGACCGGCTGCGGAACCGTTTCGAGTGGGGTCTGATCACCGACGTCCAGCCGCCCGAGCTGGAGACCCGGATCGCGATCCTGCGCAAGAAGGCGGTCCAGGAGCAGCTCAACGCCCCGCCGGAGGTCCTGGAGTTCATCGCCTCCCGCATCTCGCGCAACATCCGCGAGCTGGAGGGCGCGCTGATCCGCGTCACGGCCTTCGCGTCCCTCAATCGGCAGCCGGTGGACCTGGGCCTGACCGAGATCGTCCTCAAGGACCTGATCCCCGGCGGCGAGGACTCGGCCCCGGAGATCACCTCGACGGCCATCATGAGCGCCACCGCGGACTACTTCGGCCTGACCGTCGAGGACCTGTGCGGCACCTCGCGCGGCCGCGCGCTCGTCACGGCACGCCAGATCGCCATGTACCTGTGCCGTGAGCTCACGGACCTCTCGCTGCCGAAGATCGGCGCGCTGTTCGGCGGCCGCGACCACACCACCGTCATGCATGCGGACCGCAAGATCCGCAATCTGATGGCCGAGCGGCGCTCCATCTACAACCAGGTGACCGAGCTGACCAACCGCATCAAGAACGGCTGA
- the dnaN gene encoding DNA polymerase III subunit beta: protein MKIRVERDVLAEAVAWAARSLPARPPAPVLAGLLLKAEEGQLSLSSFDYEVSARVSVEAEVEEEGTVLVSGRLLADICRALPNRPVEISTDGVRATVVCGSSRFTLHTLPVEEYPALPQMPSATGTVPGEVFASAAAQVAIAAGRDDTLPVLTGVRIEIEGDTVTLASTDRYRFAVREFLWKPENPEASAVALVPAKTLLDTAKALTSGDSVILALSGSGAGEGLIGFEGAGRRTTTRLLEGDLPKYRTLFPTEFNSVAVIETAPFVEAVKRVALVAERNTPVRLSFEQGVLILEAGSSDDAQAVERVDAQLEGDDISIAFNPTFLLDGLSAIDSPVAQLSFTTSTKPALLSGKPALDAEADEAYKYLIMPVRLSG, encoded by the coding sequence GTGAAGATCCGGGTGGAACGCGACGTACTCGCGGAGGCAGTTGCCTGGGCGGCGCGCAGCCTCCCGGCCCGTCCGCCGGCGCCTGTCCTCGCCGGCCTTCTCCTGAAGGCCGAGGAAGGCCAGCTGAGCCTGTCCAGCTTCGACTACGAGGTCTCCGCGCGGGTGTCCGTCGAGGCCGAGGTCGAGGAGGAGGGCACGGTGCTGGTCTCCGGCCGCCTGCTCGCCGACATCTGCCGCGCCCTGCCCAACCGCCCGGTGGAGATTTCCACAGACGGTGTACGGGCGACGGTGGTCTGCGGCTCCTCGCGGTTCACACTCCACACCCTGCCTGTGGAGGAGTACCCGGCACTGCCGCAGATGCCGAGCGCCACGGGCACCGTCCCCGGTGAGGTCTTCGCCTCCGCCGCCGCCCAGGTGGCCATCGCCGCGGGTCGTGACGACACGCTCCCCGTCCTGACCGGTGTGCGCATCGAGATCGAGGGCGACACCGTGACCCTCGCGTCCACCGACCGCTACCGCTTCGCGGTCCGCGAGTTCCTGTGGAAGCCGGAGAACCCCGAGGCGTCCGCGGTCGCCCTGGTGCCCGCCAAGACGCTCCTGGACACCGCCAAGGCGCTCACGAGCGGCGACAGCGTGATCCTGGCGCTGTCCGGCTCGGGTGCGGGCGAGGGCCTGATCGGTTTCGAGGGCGCGGGCCGCCGTACGACCACGCGTCTGCTCGAGGGCGACCTGCCGAAGTACCGCACGCTGTTCCCGACCGAGTTCAACTCCGTCGCCGTGATCGAGACCGCCCCCTTCGTGGAGGCCGTCAAGCGTGTGGCCCTGGTCGCCGAGCGCAACACCCCGGTCCGGCTGAGCTTCGAGCAGGGCGTGCTGATCCTGGAGGCCGGCTCCAGCGACGACGCACAGGCTGTGGAAAGGGTCGACGCCCAGCTGGAGGGCGACGACATCTCGATCGCCTTCAACCCGACCTTCCTGCTGGACGGCCTGAGCGCCATCGACTCCCCGGTGGCCCAGCTCTCCTTCACGACGTCCACCAAGCCGGCGCTGCTCAGCGGCAAGCCGGCCCTGGACGCCGAGGCGGACGAGGCCTACAAGTACCTGATCATGCCGGTGCGGCTGAGCGGCTGA
- the gnd gene encoding phosphogluconate dehydrogenase (NAD(+)-dependent, decarboxylating), which translates to MELGLVGLGKMGGNMRERIRRAGHTVIGYDRNPDLADVHSLKELVDALQGPRVVWVMVPAGAPTQATIDELAELLQPGDVVVDGGNSRWTDDEKHAGELAAKGIGFVDCGVSGGVWGLENGYALMYGGDAENVAKVQPVFDALKPKGEAGAVHAGKVGAGHFAKMVHNGIEYAMMQAYAEGWELLEKVDSVTDVREVFRSWQEGTVIRSWLLDLAVNALDEDEHLDRLKGFAQDSGEGRWTVEAAIDNAVPLPAITASLFARFASRQDDSPQMKMIAALRNQFGGHAVETK; encoded by the coding sequence ATGGAGCTCGGTCTCGTCGGCCTCGGCAAGATGGGCGGCAACATGCGCGAGCGGATCCGCCGCGCAGGCCACACCGTGATCGGATACGACCGCAACCCGGACCTCGCGGATGTCCACAGCCTGAAGGAGCTTGTGGACGCGCTGCAGGGCCCGCGGGTCGTGTGGGTGATGGTCCCGGCCGGTGCGCCGACCCAGGCGACCATCGACGAGCTGGCAGAGCTCCTTCAGCCCGGCGACGTCGTGGTGGACGGCGGGAACTCCCGCTGGACGGACGACGAGAAGCACGCCGGGGAACTGGCCGCCAAGGGCATAGGCTTTGTCGACTGCGGCGTCTCGGGCGGCGTGTGGGGCCTGGAGAACGGCTACGCGCTGATGTACGGCGGCGACGCGGAGAACGTCGCCAAGGTGCAGCCGGTCTTCGACGCCCTCAAGCCCAAGGGTGAGGCGGGCGCGGTGCACGCCGGCAAGGTCGGCGCGGGCCACTTCGCGAAGATGGTCCACAACGGCATCGAGTACGCGATGATGCAGGCCTATGCCGAGGGCTGGGAGCTCCTGGAGAAGGTCGACTCCGTGACCGACGTCCGGGAGGTCTTCCGCTCCTGGCAGGAGGGCACGGTCATCCGTTCCTGGCTGCTCGACCTCGCGGTCAACGCCCTCGACGAGGACGAGCACCTGGACCGGCTCAAGGGCTTCGCACAGGACTCCGGCGAGGGCCGGTGGACCGTGGAGGCCGCCATCGACAACGCGGTGCCGCTGCCGGCGATCACCGCGTCCCTGTTCGCGCGGTTCGCGTCCCGCCAGGACGACTCGCCGCAGATGAAGATGATCGCGGCGCTGCGCAACCAGTTCGGCGGCCACGCGGTCGAGACGAAGTAA
- the recF gene encoding DNA replication/repair protein RecF gives MHVTHLSLADFRSYARVEVPLDPGVTAFVGPNGQGKTNLVEAIGYLATLGSHRVASDAPLVRMGADRAIVRAQVRQGERQQLVELELNPGKANRARINRSSQVRPRDVLGIVRTVLFAPEDLALVKGDPGERRRFLDELITARAPRMAGVRSDYERVLKQRNTLLKSAALARRHGGRSMDLSTLDVWDQHLARVGAELLAQRLDLIAALQPLADKAYEQLAPGGGPVALEYKPSAPGEAHTREDLYEQLMAALAEARKQEIERGVTLVGPHRDDVNLKLGQLPAKGYASHGESWSYALALRLASYDLLRAEGNEPVLILDDVFAELDTRRRERLAELVAPGEQVLVTAAVDDDVPHVLTGTRYTVSEGTVERA, from the coding sequence ATGCACGTCACGCATCTGTCGCTGGCCGACTTCCGCTCGTACGCCCGGGTCGAAGTTCCGCTCGACCCGGGCGTCACCGCGTTCGTGGGCCCCAACGGGCAGGGCAAGACCAACCTGGTCGAGGCGATCGGCTACCTCGCCACCCTGGGCAGTCACCGGGTCGCCTCCGACGCCCCCCTGGTCCGTATGGGCGCCGACCGCGCGATCGTGCGGGCGCAGGTCAGACAGGGCGAGCGGCAGCAGCTGGTCGAGCTGGAGCTGAACCCCGGCAAGGCGAACCGTGCCCGCATCAACAGGTCCTCGCAGGTCAGGCCCCGTGATGTGCTCGGGATCGTGCGGACCGTGCTCTTCGCACCGGAGGATCTCGCCCTCGTGAAGGGCGATCCGGGCGAGCGGCGGCGTTTCCTGGACGAGCTGATCACCGCCCGCGCCCCGCGCATGGCCGGCGTCCGCTCCGACTACGAGCGGGTCCTCAAGCAGCGCAACACCCTGCTGAAGTCGGCTGCGCTCGCCAGGAGGCACGGCGGCCGCTCGATGGACCTGTCCACCCTCGACGTGTGGGACCAGCACCTCGCGCGCGTGGGCGCCGAACTGCTCGCCCAGCGGCTCGACCTGATCGCCGCTCTCCAGCCGCTGGCCGACAAGGCGTACGAGCAACTGGCCCCCGGCGGCGGCCCGGTCGCCCTGGAGTACAAGCCGTCCGCGCCGGGCGAGGCACACACGCGTGAGGACCTCTACGAGCAGCTGATGGCCGCGCTCGCCGAGGCGCGCAAGCAGGAGATCGAGCGAGGCGTGACCCTCGTAGGACCCCATCGGGACGATGTGAATCTCAAGCTCGGTCAGCTGCCCGCCAAGGGGTACGCCTCGCACGGCGAGTCCTGGTCGTACGCGCTGGCGCTGCGTCTCGCGTCGTACGACCTGCTCAGGGCCGAGGGGAACGAGCCCGTGCTGATCCTCGACGACGTGTTCGCCGAGCTGGACACCCGTCGCCGTGAGCGCCTGGCCGAGCTGGTCGCGCCCGGTGAGCAGGTCCTGGTGACGGCTGCGGTCGACGACGACGTGCCGCACGTGCTGACGGGGACGCGGTACACCGTGTCCGAGGGGACGGTGGAGCGCGCATGA
- a CDS encoding DciA family protein — MTDEPRPAGNPEKNSTENPKSAEPSGVDLARVALRAAKEQARARGDAAQQKRQARRGGGLRSGARADGRDPMAFGAAINRLITERGWETPAAVGGVMGRWPQIVGEDLAKHCVPEKYDEDERVLVVRCDSTAWATNLRLLAPQLVARLNEDLGHGAVKLIKVNGPGGPPRRYGPLRAPGSTGPGDTYG; from the coding sequence ATGACCGACGAACCACGCCCCGCAGGGAACCCCGAGAAGAACAGCACGGAGAACCCCAAGTCCGCCGAGCCCTCCGGCGTCGACCTCGCGCGCGTGGCGCTGCGGGCCGCGAAGGAACAGGCACGCGCGCGTGGGGACGCTGCACAGCAGAAGCGGCAGGCACGGCGCGGGGGCGGACTGCGCTCCGGCGCGCGCGCCGACGGACGCGACCCGATGGCGTTCGGCGCCGCCATCAACCGCTTGATCACCGAGCGCGGCTGGGAGACGCCGGCCGCGGTGGGCGGAGTGATGGGGCGCTGGCCGCAGATCGTGGGCGAGGACCTGGCCAAGCACTGTGTTCCGGAGAAGTACGACGAGGACGAGCGGGTCCTGGTGGTGCGCTGCGACTCGACGGCGTGGGCGACGAACCTGCGGCTGCTCGCGCCGCAGCTGGTGGCCCGCCTCAACGAGGATCTCGGGCACGGCGCCGTGAAGTTGATCAAGGTGAACGGACCCGGCGGACCCCCGCGTCGCTACGGTCCGCTGCGCGCCCCCGGCAGCACGGGACCCGGTGACACCTACGGGTGA
- the gyrB gene encoding DNA topoisomerase (ATP-hydrolyzing) subunit B, whose product MLCQKGRFVADSGNPNENIPSTEAPAEAAEAIATAYDASAITVLEGLDAVRKRPGMYIGSTGERGLHHLVQEVVDNSVDEALAGHADTIDVTILPDGGVRVVDNGRGIPVGIVPSEGKPAVEVVLTVLHAGGKFGGGGYAVSGGLHGVGVSVVNALSTKVAVEIKTDGHRWTQDYKLGVPTAPLAKHEATDEHGTSVTFWADPDIFETTDYSFETLSRRFQEMAFLNKGLRIKLTDERESAKATSGADEAGADESAEVKSVDYHYEGGIVDFVKYLNSRKGEVVHPTIIDLEAEDKDKNLAVELAMQWNSSYSEGVYSFANIIHTHEGGTHEEGFRAALTSLINKYARDKKLLRDKDDNLTGDDIREGLTAIISVKLGEPQFEGQTKTKLGNTEVKTFVQKVVYEHLTDWLDRNPVEAADIIRKSIQAATARVAARKARDLTRRKGLLETASLPGKLSDCQSNDPTKCEIFIVEGDSAGGSAKSGRNPEYQAILPIRGKILNVEKARIDKILQNQEIQALISAFGTGVHEDFDIEKLRYHKIILMADADVDGQHISTLLLTFLFRFMRPLVEAGHVYLSRPPLYKIKWGRDDIEYAYSDRERDALIEMGRQRGKRIREDSIQRFKGLGEMNAEELRVTTMDQEHRVLGQVTLDDAAQADDLFSVLMGEDVEARRQFIQRNAKDVRFLDI is encoded by the coding sequence GTGCTGTGCCAGAAAGGGCGCTTCGTGGCCGATTCCGGCAACCCCAACGAGAACATCCCGTCCACCGAGGCCCCGGCCGAAGCTGCCGAGGCCATTGCCACGGCGTACGACGCCAGCGCCATCACCGTCCTCGAGGGTCTGGACGCGGTCCGCAAGCGACCCGGTATGTACATCGGCTCGACCGGTGAGCGCGGCCTGCACCACCTGGTGCAGGAGGTCGTCGACAACTCCGTCGACGAGGCACTGGCGGGCCACGCGGACACCATCGACGTGACGATCCTCCCCGACGGCGGGGTCAGGGTCGTCGACAACGGCCGCGGCATCCCGGTCGGCATCGTGCCGTCCGAGGGCAAGCCGGCCGTCGAGGTCGTGCTCACCGTGCTGCACGCGGGCGGCAAGTTCGGCGGCGGCGGCTACGCGGTCTCCGGCGGTCTGCACGGCGTGGGCGTCTCCGTCGTGAACGCCCTGTCCACCAAGGTGGCCGTCGAGATCAAGACCGACGGTCACCGCTGGACGCAGGACTACAAGCTGGGCGTGCCGACGGCCCCGCTGGCCAAGCACGAGGCCACGGACGAGCACGGCACCTCGGTGACCTTCTGGGCGGACCCCGACATCTTCGAGACCACCGACTACTCCTTCGAGACGCTCTCGCGGCGCTTCCAGGAGATGGCGTTCCTCAACAAGGGTCTGAGGATCAAACTCACCGACGAGCGGGAGTCGGCCAAGGCGACGTCCGGCGCGGACGAGGCGGGCGCGGACGAGAGCGCCGAGGTCAAGTCGGTCGACTACCACTACGAGGGCGGCATCGTCGACTTCGTGAAGTACCTCAACTCCCGCAAGGGAGAGGTGGTGCACCCGACCATCATCGACCTCGAGGCCGAGGACAAGGACAAGAACCTGGCCGTCGAGCTCGCCATGCAGTGGAACAGCAGTTACAGCGAGGGTGTCTACTCCTTCGCCAACATCATCCACACGCATGAGGGCGGCACGCACGAAGAGGGCTTCCGCGCGGCGCTGACCTCGCTGATCAACAAGTACGCGCGCGACAAGAAGCTGCTGCGCGACAAGGACGACAACCTCACGGGTGACGACATCCGCGAGGGTCTGACCGCGATCATCTCGGTCAAGCTGGGCGAGCCGCAGTTCGAGGGCCAGACCAAGACCAAGCTGGGCAACACCGAGGTGAAGACCTTCGTCCAGAAGGTCGTCTACGAACACCTCACCGACTGGCTGGACCGCAACCCCGTCGAGGCCGCGGACATCATCCGCAAGTCGATCCAGGCGGCCACCGCGCGTGTGGCGGCCCGCAAGGCCCGCGACCTGACCCGCCGCAAGGGCCTGCTGGAGACCGCGTCCCTGCCGGGCAAGCTCTCCGACTGCCAGTCGAACGACCCCACCAAGTGCGAGATCTTCATCGTCGAGGGTGACTCCGCCGGCGGCTCCGCCAAGTCCGGCCGGAACCCCGAGTACCAGGCGATCCTCCCGATCCGCGGCAAGATCCTGAACGTCGAGAAGGCCCGGATCGACAAGATCCTCCAGAACCAGGAGATCCAGGCGCTGATCTCGGCCTTCGGCACCGGAGTCCACGAGGACTTCGACATCGAGAAGCTGCGCTATCACAAGATCATCCTGATGGCGGACGCCGACGTCGACGGCCAGCACATCTCCACCCTGCTGCTGACCTTCCTGTTCCGCTTCATGCGGCCGCTGGTCGAGGCCGGGCACGTGTACCTCTCCCGTCCCCCGCTGTACAAGATCAAGTGGGGTCGGGACGACATCGAGTACGCCTACTCCGACCGCGAGCGCGACGCGCTGATCGAGATGGGCCGTCAGCGCGGCAAGCGCATCCGCGAGGACTCCATCCAGCGCTTCAAGGGCCTCGGCGAGATGAACGCCGAGGAGCTGCGCGTGACCACCATGGACCAGGAGCACCGCGTCCTCGGCCAGGTCACCCTCGATGACGCCGCCCAGGCCGACGACCTGTTCTCCGTCCTGATGGGCGAGGACGTCGAGGCCCGGCGCCAGTTCATCCAGCGCAACGCCAAGGACGTCCGCTTCCTCGACATCTGA
- the gyrA gene encoding DNA gyrase subunit A has product MADDITPATPEAGGIIAQRVEPVGLETEMQRSYLDYAMSVIVSRALPDVRDGLKPVHRRVLYAMYDGGYRPERGFYKCARVVGDVMGNYHPHGDSSIYDALVRLAQPWSMRMPLVDSNGNFGSPGNDPAAAMRYTECKMAPLSMEMVRDIDEETVDFTDNYDGRSQEPTVLPARFPNLLINGSAGIAVGMATNIPPHNLREVAAGAQWYLENPEASHEELLDALIERIKGPDFPTGALVVGRKGIEEAYRTGRGSITMRAVVEVEEIQNRQCLVVTELPYQTNPDNLAQKIADLVKDGKVGGIADVRDETSSRTGQRLVIVLKRDAVAKVVLNNLYKHTDLQSNFGANMLALVDGVPRTLSLDAFIRHWVAHQIEVIVRRTKFRLRKAEERAHILRGLLKALDAIDEVIALIRRSDTVDIARTGLMELLEIDEIQANAILEMQLRRLAALERQKIVQEHDELQAKITEYNEILASPVRQRGIVSAELAAIVEKYGDDRKTMLVPYDGDMSIEDLIAEEDIVVTVSRGGYVKRTKTVDYRAQKRGGKGVRGTKLKEDDIVDHFFVSTTHHWLLFFTNKGRVYRAKAYELPDAGRDARGQHVANLLAFQPDEAIAEILAIRDYDAAPYLVLATKAGLVKKTSLKDYDSPRSGGVIAINLREREDGSDDELIGAELVSADSDLLLISKKAQSIRFTASDDTLRPMGRATSGVKGMSFREGDELLSMNVVRPGTFVFTATDGGYAKRTAVDEYRVQGRGGLGIKAAKIVEDRGSLVGALVVEETDEILAITLSGGVIRTRVNGVRETGRDTMGVQLINLGKRDAVVGIARNAEAGREAEEVDGDVADDETVEGAAETIGTDEGEAPSAE; this is encoded by the coding sequence ATGGCCGACGACATCACCCCTGCCACCCCCGAAGCAGGCGGCATCATCGCCCAGCGTGTCGAGCCCGTCGGGCTCGAGACGGAGATGCAGCGTTCGTACCTCGACTACGCGATGTCCGTCATCGTGTCCCGCGCGCTGCCGGACGTCCGGGACGGTCTCAAGCCCGTCCACCGCCGCGTCCTGTACGCCATGTACGACGGCGGCTACCGCCCCGAGCGCGGGTTCTACAAGTGCGCGCGCGTGGTCGGCGACGTCATGGGCAACTACCACCCCCACGGCGACTCCTCGATCTACGACGCCCTGGTGCGCCTCGCCCAGCCGTGGTCGATGCGGATGCCGCTGGTGGACTCCAACGGCAACTTCGGCTCCCCGGGCAACGACCCGGCGGCGGCCATGCGCTACACCGAGTGCAAGATGGCGCCGCTGTCCATGGAGATGGTCCGTGACATCGACGAGGAGACCGTCGACTTCACGGACAACTACGACGGCCGCTCCCAGGAGCCGACGGTCCTGCCGGCCCGCTTCCCGAACCTGCTGATCAACGGCTCGGCCGGTATCGCGGTCGGCATGGCGACCAACATCCCGCCGCACAACCTGCGCGAGGTCGCGGCCGGCGCCCAGTGGTACCTGGAGAACCCGGAGGCCTCCCACGAGGAGCTCCTGGACGCGCTGATCGAGCGCATCAAGGGCCCCGACTTCCCGACCGGCGCCCTCGTCGTCGGCCGCAAGGGCATCGAGGAGGCGTACCGCACCGGCCGTGGCTCGATCACCATGCGTGCGGTCGTCGAGGTCGAGGAGATCCAGAACCGCCAGTGCCTGGTGGTCACGGAGCTGCCGTACCAGACCAACCCCGACAACCTCGCGCAGAAGATCGCCGACCTGGTGAAGGACGGCAAGGTCGGCGGCATCGCGGACGTCCGGGACGAGACGTCGTCGCGCACGGGCCAGCGGCTCGTGATCGTTCTGAAGCGTGACGCGGTCGCCAAGGTCGTGCTGAACAACCTCTACAAGCACACGGACCTGCAGTCGAACTTCGGCGCCAACATGCTGGCGCTCGTCGACGGCGTCCCGCGCACGCTGTCCCTCGACGCGTTCATCCGGCACTGGGTGGCGCACCAGATCGAGGTCATCGTCCGCCGTACGAAGTTCCGGCTGCGCAAGGCCGAGGAGCGGGCGCACATCCTGCGCGGCCTCCTCAAGGCCCTGGACGCCATCGACGAGGTCATCGCGCTGATCCGGCGCAGCGACACCGTCGACATCGCGCGCACGGGCCTGATGGAGCTCCTGGAGATCGACGAGATCCAGGCCAACGCCATCCTCGAGATGCAGCTGCGCCGACTGGCCGCCCTGGAGCGCCAGAAGATCGTCCAGGAGCACGACGAACTCCAGGCGAAGATCACCGAGTACAACGAGATCCTCGCCTCGCCGGTCCGCCAGCGCGGGATCGTCAGCGCCGAACTCGCCGCGATCGTCGAGAAGTACGGCGACGACCGCAAGACCATGCTGGTGCCCTACGACGGTGACATGTCCATCGAGGACCTCATCGCCGAGGAGGACATCGTCGTCACGGTCTCGCGCGGCGGGTACGTCAAGCGCACCAAGACCGTGGACTACCGCGCCCAGAAGCGCGGCGGCAAGGGCGTGCGCGGCACGAAGCTCAAGGAAGACGACATCGTCGACCACTTCTTCGTGTCCACCACGCACCACTGGCTGCTGTTCTTCACCAACAAGGGCCGTGTGTACCGGGCGAAGGCCTACGAGCTGCCCGACGCCGGCCGTGACGCGCGCGGACAGCACGTCGCCAACCTGCTGGCCTTCCAGCCGGACGAGGCGATCGCCGAGATCCTCGCGATCCGCGACTACGACGCGGCGCCCTACCTGGTGCTCGCCACCAAGGCGGGTCTGGTCAAGAAGACATCACTGAAGGATTACGACTCTCCGCGTTCCGGTGGCGTCATCGCCATCAACCTGCGCGAGCGCGAGGACGGTTCGGACGACGAACTGATCGGTGCCGAACTGGTCTCGGCCGACAGTGATCTGCTTCTGATCAGCAAGAAAGCACAGTCGATCAGGTTCACGGCCTCGGACGACACACTGCGTCCGATGGGCCGCGCCACCTCGGGTGTCAAGGGCATGAGCTTCCGCGAGGGAGACGAGCTGCTCTCGATGAATGTTGTTCGACCCGGTACGTTCGTGTTCACTGCTACGGACGGCGGGTACGCGAAGCGGACCGCCGTCGACGAGTACCGCGTCCAGGGTCGCGGCGGGCTGGGCATCAAGGCCGCCAAGATCGTGGAGGACCGCGGATCGCTCGTCGGCGCGCTGGTGGTCGAGGAGACCGACGAGATCCTCGCCATCACGCTGTCCGGCGGCGTGATTCGTACGCGAGTCAACGGGGTCAGGGAGACGGGCCGTGACACCATGGGCGTCCAACTGATCAACCTGGGCAAGCGCGATGCCGTGGTCGGCATCGCACGTAACGCCGAGGCGGGACGTGAGGCGGAGGAGGTCGACGGCGATGTGGCCGACGACGAGACCGTCGAAGGTGCCGCCGAGACCATCGGCACGGACGAGGGTGAGGCACCCTCGGCCGAGTAG